A genomic segment from Oncorhynchus clarkii lewisi isolate Uvic-CL-2024 chromosome 12, UVic_Ocla_1.0, whole genome shotgun sequence encodes:
- the LOC139421632 gene encoding immunoglobulin lambda-1 light chain-like — MLGTLCTLITALTYVSCQKAVTQTPSVLTVSTKGTATFHCDITKDESYYAIWYKQVPGGAPQYVLKYHYTLDSPDEYGSGFSSDRFTSKATSDKDYQFIISNVEEADSAVYYCQTWDDSVEEIVVVFGPGTKLIVTDGDLATPAVTLFPPSTEDLKSSRATLVCLTSDLSQRSKGLADVSWMSSGESVTEDVSTSPAEQQPDNTFRISSYLTIQTADWDKDVVFTCKVSLGSTFSEKEIRKTSCSL, encoded by the exons ATGCTGGGGACACTCTGCACTCTCATCACTGCTCTAACAT ATGTCAGTTGCCAGAAAGCAGTGACACAGACACCTTCAGTACTGACTGTCAGTACAAAGGGGACTGCCACTTTTCACTGTGACATCACCAAAGATGAAAGTTATTATGCAATCTGGTATAAACAGGTTCCAGGAGGAGCTCCTCAGTATGTGTTAAAGTATCACTATACACTCGACTCTCCTGATGAATATGGATCTGGTTTCTCCTCTGATCGTTTCACATCTAAAGCCACGTCTGATAAAGATTATCAGTTTATAATCAGTAATGTGGAGGAGGCAGACTCAGCAGTGTATTACTGTCAGACATGGGACGACTCTGTTGAAGAGATCGT TGTGGTATTCGGACCAGGAACCAAGCTCATTGTTACTG ATGGAGATCTGGCTACACCTGCTGTGACTCTGTTCCCTCCATCCACTGAAGACCTCAAGTCCAGCAGAGCAACACTGGTGTGTCTGACTAGTGACCTGTCTCAGAGATCCAAGGGGTTGGCAGATGTCAGCTGGATGTCTAGCGGTGAATCAGTGACAGAAGATGTTTCTACCAGCCCTGCTGAGCAGCAACCAGACAACACCTTCAGGATCAGCAGCTATCTGACCATTCAGActgcagactgggacaaggacgTGGTGTTCACATGTAAAGTGTCGTTGGGGTCAACATTCTCTGAGAAAGAGATCAGAAAGACTAGTTGCAGTCTGTAA
- the LOC139421606 gene encoding NLR family CARD domain-containing protein 3-like isoform X2 translates to MKSDRSMRQPIVFREGDFSPEQRNQQDRSEIFSGQSSQSHQTDLASIFSLLEENIMTFVKNELTMFKRILSPGIPEGFESQKQDKEVVDAEDEKQESSAREGALKITLHILRKMNQKELADTLEKHSDELAVIYKRELKSNLKKKFQCVFEGIAKQGNPTLLNKIYTELYITEGGKGEVNNEHELRQIETTTRKQARPETPIKCNNIFKPLTGQDKLIRTVLTKGVAGIGKTVSVQKFILDWAEGKANQDVQFVFSFPFRELNLIKGKKHTLIELLNHFSMENKESRISNYNKYKVLFIFDGLDECRLPLDFQKNKICCDVTKSTSVDVLLTNLIKGNLLPSALLWITTRPAAASKIPSGCVDQVTEVRGFNDPQKEEYFRKRFSDEDLASRIISHIKTSRSLHIMCHIPVFCWISAIVLEHMLKHKREEMPKTLTEMYTHLVVFQTKQKNGKYLGKEETDPHWNKESILSLGKLAFQQLVKGNIMFYEEDLKEAGIDVNEASVYSGLCTQLFKDECGLYQDKVYCFVHLSIQEFLAAVYVFLSFINNNENLMVKPQSMPSNFFALFRNKHDVTFYKSAVDKALQNETGNLDLFLRFLLGLSLESNQKHLRGLLTKTRSSSQCHEETVKYIKEKIRENPSPERCINLFHCLNELNDHSLVEEIQSYLRSGSVSCEELSPAQWSALIFVLLTSEKELDVFDLKKYSRSKEGVLMLLPVVKASKAALLSACLVTEEGCASLVSALRSNPSHLRELDLRNNDLKDSGVKLLSAGLGNPHCKLETLRLSGCLVTEEGCGSLVSALRSNPSHLRELDLSYNYPQDSGVRLLSARLEDPHCRLEKLNVEHCGEKTMKPGLRKYACDLTLDPNTVNRYLSLSEENRKVTWSAKDQPYPDHPERFEVWEQELCREGLTGRCYWEVEWSGIGADMGVTYNGIIRRGRGNDSRLGWNDKSWSLDCSNNSYRAWHNYNTTTIDVPSSSSHRVGVYLDWPAGTLSFYRVSSDTLTHLYTFHTTFTEPLYPGFYVWYDSSVSLCQVVPVSNTT, encoded by the exons AAACCAACAGGATCGATCAGAGATTTTCAGTGGTCAGTCTTCCCAGAGTCATCAaacagacctggcctccatattcagt ttgcttGAAGAGAATATTATGACATTTGTGAAGAATGAGCTGACAATGTTCAAGAGGATTCTTAGTCCAGGAATCCCAGAAGGCTTTGAGAGTCAGAAGCAGGATAAGGAAGTGGTGGACGCTGAAGATGAGAAGCAGGAgagcagtgccagagagggggctctgaagatcacattgcacatcctgaggaaaatgaaccagaaggagcttgctgacacactggagaaa CATTCAGATGAGCTTGCTGTGATATACAAACGTgaactcaaatctaatctaaagaagaagtttcaatgtgtatttgagggtatcgctaaacaaggaaacccaacacttctcaataagatctacacagagctctacatcacagagggtggaaaaggagaggtcaataatgaacatgagctgagacagattgagacaacaaccaggaaacaagCAAGACCAGAGACTCCAATCAAATGTAACAACATCTTCAAACCCTTAACTGGACAAGACAAACTTATCAGAACTGTTCTGACAAAGGgagtcgctggcattggaaaaacagtctctgtgcagaagttcatcctggactgggctgaaggaaaagcaaatcaggatgtccaatttgtattttcattcccTTTTCGGGAGCTGAATTTAATAAAAGGGAAAAAACACACTTTAATTGAACTTCTCAATCACTTCTCAATGGAAAACAAAGAATCAAGAATCTCCAACTACAACAAGTAcaaagttctgttcatctttgatggtttggatgagtgccgactgcccctagacttccagaagaacaagatcTGTTGTGACGTCACAAagtcaacctcagtggatgttctgctgacaaacctcatcaagggaaatctgcttccctctgctcttctctggataactacccgacctgcagcagccaGCAAGATCCCTTCAGGTTgtgttgaccaggtgacagaggtacgagggttcaatgacccacagaaggaggagtactttagaaagagattcagtgatgaggatctggccagcagaatcatctcGCACATAAAGACttcaaggagcctccacatcatgtgccacattccagtcttctgttggatttctgcaatagtccttgaacacatgctgaaacataagagagaagagatgcccaagactctgactgagatgtacacacaccttgtggtGTTTCAGACCAAACAAAAGAATGGCAAGTATCTTGGGAAAGAAGAGACCGATCCACACTGGAAtaaagagagcattctgtcactgggaaaactggcttttcaacagcttgtgaAGGGAAATATAATGttctatgaagaagacctgaaagaGGCTGGCATTGATGTCAATGAAGCCTCAGTGTACTCAGGATTGTGCACACAGCTCTTTAAAGATGAATGTGGGCTGTACCAGGACAAGGTGTACTGCTTCGTacatctgagcattcaggagtttctggctgctgtatatgTGTTCCTCTCATTCATTAACAACAATGAAAATCTAATGGTCAAACCTCAATCAATGCCCAGTAACTTTTTTGCGCTGTTCAGAAACAAGCATGACGTTACTTTCTACAAGAGTGCTGTGGATAAAGCATTACAAAATGAGACGGgaaacctggaccttttcctccgcttccttctgggcctctcactggagtccaatcagaagcacttacgaggtctactgacaaagacaagaagcagctcacaatgccatgaagaaacagtcaagtacatcaaggagaagatcagggagaatccctctccagagaggtgcatcaatctgttccattgtctgaatgaactgaatgaccattctctagtggaggagatccaaagcTACCTGAGATCTGGAAGTGTCTCCTGTGAAGAACTCtcacctgcacagtggtcagctctgatctttgtgttgctgacttcagaaaaggagctggatgtgtttgacctgaaAAAATACTCCAGATCAAAGGAAGGTGTTCTGATGCTACTGCCAGTGGTCAAAGCATCCAAAGCTGCTCT GTTGTCAGcctgtctagtcacagaggaaggctgtgcttctctggtctcagctctgaggtcaaacccctcacacctgagagagctggatctgaggaacaatgacctgaaggattcaggagtgaagcttctctctgctggactggggaatccccactgtaaactggagactctgag gctgtcaggctgtctagtcacagaggaaggctgtggttctctggtctcagctctgaggtcaaacccctcacacctgagagagctggacctgagctacaattATCCACAAGACTCAGGAGTCAGATTGCTCTCTGCTagactggaggatccacactgcagactggagaaactcaa TGTGGAACATTGTGGAGAGAAGACAATGAAACCTGGgcttagaaaat atgCCTGTGATCTCACTCTGGACCCAAACACAGTAAACagatacctctctctgtctgaggagaacagaaaggtgacatgGAGTGCAAAGGACCAGccgtatcctgatcacccagagaggtttgaggtctgggaacaggagctgtgtagagagggtctgactgggcgctgttactgggaggtagagtggagtgggaTAGGGGCTGATATGGGAGTGACATATAACGGAATCATCAGGAGAGGAAGGGGTAATGATAGTAGGCTTGGATGGaatgacaagtcctggagtcTGGACTGCTCTAACAACAGTTACAGAGCCTGGCACAATTATAATACCACTACCATAGAcgtcccatcctccagctcccacagagtaggagtgtatctggactggccagccggCACTCTTTCCTTCTACAGAgtctcctctgacacactgacccacctgtACACATTCCACAccacattcactgagcccctctatccaggtttTTATGTTTGGTATGactcctcagtgtccctgtgtcAGGTGGTCCCTGTGTCAAACACAACATGA
- the LOC139421606 gene encoding NLR family CARD domain-containing protein 3-like isoform X1 yields MTFVKNELTMFKRILSPGIPEGFESQKQDKEVVDAEDEKQESSAREGALKITLHILRKMNQKELADTLEKNELAVIYKRELKSNLKKKFQCVFEGIAKQGNPTLLNKIYTELYITEGGKGEVNNEHELRQIETTTRKQARPETPIKCNNIFKPLTGQDKLIRTVLTKGVAGIGKTVSVQKFILDWAEGKANQDVQFVFSFPFRELNLIKGKKHTLIELLNHFSMENKESRISNYNKYKVLFIFDGLDECRLPLDFQKNKICCDVTKSTSVDVLLTNLIKGNLLPSALLWITTRPAAASKIPSGCVDQVTEVRGFNDPQKEEYFRKRFSDEDLASRIISHIKTSRSLHIMCHIPVFCWISAIVLEHMLKHKREEMPKTLTEMYTHLVVFQTKQKNGKYLGKEETDPHWNKESILSLGKLAFQQLVKGNIMFYEEDLKEAGIDVNEASVYSGLCTQLFKDECGLYQDKVYCFVHLSIQEFLAAVYVFLSFINNNENLMVKPQSMPSNFFALFRNKHDVTFYKSAVDKALQNETGNLDLFLRFLLGLSLESNQKHLRGLLTKTRSSSQCHEETVKYIKEKIRENPSPERCINLFHCLNELNDHSLVEEIQSYLRSGSVSCEELSPAQWSALIFVLLTSEKELDVFDLKKYSRSKEGVLMLLPVVKASKAALLSACLVTEEGCASLVSALRSNPSHLRELDLRNNDLKDSGVKLLSAGLGNPHCKLETLRLPGCLITQEGCSSLVSALKSNPSHLRELNLSNNDLKDSGVKLLSAGLGNPHCKLETLRLSGCLVTEEGCGSLVSALRSNPSHLRELDLSYNYPQDSGVRLLSARLEDPHCRLEKLNVEHCGEKTMKPGLRKYACDLTLDPNTVNRYLSLSEENRKVTWSAKDQPYPDHPERFEVWEQELCREGLTGRCYWEVEWSGIGADMGVTYNGIIRRGRGNDSRLGWNDKSWSLDCSNNSYRAWHNYNTTTIDVPSSSSHRVGVYLDWPAGTLSFYRVSSDTLTHLYTFHTTFTEPLYPGFYVWYDSSVSLCQVVPVSNTT; encoded by the exons ATGACATTTGTGAAGAATGAGCTGACAATGTTCAAGAGGATTCTTAGTCCAGGAATCCCAGAAGGCTTTGAGAGTCAGAAGCAGGATAAGGAAGTGGTGGACGCTGAAGATGAGAAGCAGGAgagcagtgccagagagggggctctgaagatcacattgcacatcctgaggaaaatgaaccagaaggagcttgctgacacactggagaaaa ATGAGCTTGCTGTGATATACAAACGTgaactcaaatctaatctaaagaagaagtttcaatgtgtatttgagggtatcgctaaacaaggaaacccaacacttctcaataagatctacacagagctctacatcacagagggtggaaaaggagaggtcaataatgaacatgagctgagacagattgagacaacaaccaggaaacaagCAAGACCAGAGACTCCAATCAAATGTAACAACATCTTCAAACCCTTAACTGGACAAGACAAACTTATCAGAACTGTTCTGACAAAGGgagtcgctggcattggaaaaacagtctctgtgcagaagttcatcctggactgggctgaaggaaaagcaaatcaggatgtccaatttgtattttcattcccTTTTCGGGAGCTGAATTTAATAAAAGGGAAAAAACACACTTTAATTGAACTTCTCAATCACTTCTCAATGGAAAACAAAGAATCAAGAATCTCCAACTACAACAAGTAcaaagttctgttcatctttgatggtttggatgagtgccgactgcccctagacttccagaagaacaagatcTGTTGTGACGTCACAAagtcaacctcagtggatgttctgctgacaaacctcatcaagggaaatctgcttccctctgctcttctctggataactacccgacctgcagcagccaGCAAGATCCCTTCAGGTTgtgttgaccaggtgacagaggtacgagggttcaatgacccacagaaggaggagtactttagaaagagattcagtgatgaggatctggccagcagaatcatctcGCACATAAAGACttcaaggagcctccacatcatgtgccacattccagtcttctgttggatttctgcaatagtccttgaacacatgctgaaacataagagagaagagatgcccaagactctgactgagatgtacacacaccttgtggtGTTTCAGACCAAACAAAAGAATGGCAAGTATCTTGGGAAAGAAGAGACCGATCCACACTGGAAtaaagagagcattctgtcactgggaaaactggcttttcaacagcttgtgaAGGGAAATATAATGttctatgaagaagacctgaaagaGGCTGGCATTGATGTCAATGAAGCCTCAGTGTACTCAGGATTGTGCACACAGCTCTTTAAAGATGAATGTGGGCTGTACCAGGACAAGGTGTACTGCTTCGTacatctgagcattcaggagtttctggctgctgtatatgTGTTCCTCTCATTCATTAACAACAATGAAAATCTAATGGTCAAACCTCAATCAATGCCCAGTAACTTTTTTGCGCTGTTCAGAAACAAGCATGACGTTACTTTCTACAAGAGTGCTGTGGATAAAGCATTACAAAATGAGACGGgaaacctggaccttttcctccgcttccttctgggcctctcactggagtccaatcagaagcacttacgaggtctactgacaaagacaagaagcagctcacaatgccatgaagaaacagtcaagtacatcaaggagaagatcagggagaatccctctccagagaggtgcatcaatctgttccattgtctgaatgaactgaatgaccattctctagtggaggagatccaaagcTACCTGAGATCTGGAAGTGTCTCCTGTGAAGAACTCtcacctgcacagtggtcagctctgatctttgtgttgctgacttcagaaaaggagctggatgtgtttgacctgaaAAAATACTCCAGATCAAAGGAAGGTGTTCTGATGCTACTGCCAGTGGTCAAAGCATCCAAAGCTGCTCT GTTGTCAGcctgtctagtcacagaggaaggctgtgcttctctggtctcagctctgaggtcaaacccctcacacctgagagagctggatctgaggaacaatgacctgaaggattcaggagtgaagcttctctctgctggactggggaatccccactgtaaactggagactctgag GCTGCCAGGCTGTCTAATCACACAGGAAGGGTGttcttctctggtctctgctctgaagtcaaacccctcacacttGAGAGAGCTGaatctgagtaacaatgacctgaaggattcaggagtgaagctgctctctgctggactggggaatccacactgtaaactggagactctgag gctgtcaggctgtctagtcacagaggaaggctgtggttctctggtctcagctctgaggtcaaacccctcacacctgagagagctggacctgagctacaattATCCACAAGACTCAGGAGTCAGATTGCTCTCTGCTagactggaggatccacactgcagactggagaaactcaa TGTGGAACATTGTGGAGAGAAGACAATGAAACCTGGgcttagaaaat atgCCTGTGATCTCACTCTGGACCCAAACACAGTAAACagatacctctctctgtctgaggagaacagaaaggtgacatgGAGTGCAAAGGACCAGccgtatcctgatcacccagagaggtttgaggtctgggaacaggagctgtgtagagagggtctgactgggcgctgttactgggaggtagagtggagtgggaTAGGGGCTGATATGGGAGTGACATATAACGGAATCATCAGGAGAGGAAGGGGTAATGATAGTAGGCTTGGATGGaatgacaagtcctggagtcTGGACTGCTCTAACAACAGTTACAGAGCCTGGCACAATTATAATACCACTACCATAGAcgtcccatcctccagctcccacagagtaggagtgtatctggactggccagccggCACTCTTTCCTTCTACAGAgtctcctctgacacactgacccacctgtACACATTCCACAccacattcactgagcccctctatccaggtttTTATGTTTGGTATGactcctcagtgtccctgtgtcAGGTGGTCCCTGTGTCAAACACAACATGA